A DNA window from Setaria viridis chromosome 2, Setaria_viridis_v4.0, whole genome shotgun sequence contains the following coding sequences:
- the LOC140221838 gene encoding uncharacterized protein, translating into MNISLRDCIRKRREEEDDDMMMFLFPALYLMGSAREGGVKKKRHISKEIGEVKVCRLLEGHIKNCQVTFRMEPHIFKELATYLRRKRLIVDTRITVEEKLGFFLYMLSRNASYEDLAVTFGHSNDTFHYHINHFFKKVIPIFSHCFLQSPDPNQVYPKIQDNPRFYPFFKNCLGAIDGTHILVSTFLEKHSPFRNRTGTLSINVMVACDFDLNITLSLLLNVVGQRGVEVHHETFLKIKKFQNNKASFSLFDALGELYDGHLAEGTYNFTSIESQRVEEPLHQIDDVEDGA; encoded by the exons ATGAATATCTCATTGAGAGATTGTATtagaaagaggagggaggaagaagatgatgacatgatGATGTTTCTATTCCCTGCCTTATATCTGATGGGTTCCGCTAGAGAAGGGGGAGTAAAGAAGAAACGTCATATATCAAAAGAAATAGGAGAGGTTAAGGTTTGTCGACTCCTTGAGGGACATATCAAGAACTGCCAAGTTACATTTAGGATGGAACCTCACATCTTCAAAGAGTTAGCGACTTATCTTAGAAGGAAAAGGCTCATTGTTGATACAAGGATTACGGTGGAGGAGAAGTTGGGTTTCTTCCTATACATGTTAAGTCGCAATGCCTCATATGAGGATCTTGCAGTGACCTTTGGGCACAGCAACGACACCTTCCATTATCACATCAACCACTTCTTCAAGAAGGTCATTCCCATATTTTCTCATTGTTTCCTCCAGTCCCCCGATCCTAATCAAGTGTATCCAAAAATCCAAGATAATCCTAGATTCTATCCATTCTTCAAGAATTGTCTTGGTGCCATTGATGGGACTCATATCCTCGTTTCCACATTCCTTGAGAAGCATTCTCCTTTTAGGAATAGGACGGGCACACTAAGCATAAATGTGATGGTGGCATGTGATTTCGATCTCAACATCACACTAAGCCTTCTCCTAAATGTAGTGGGACAAAGAGGAGTGGAGGTTCACCATGAG ACTTTCCTCAAAATCAAGAAGTTTCAAAATAACAAGGCAAGCTTTTCGCTCTTTGATGCTTTGGGAGAACTCTATGATG GTCATCTGGCTGAAGGGACATACAATTTCACTTCTATTGAGTCACAACGTGTGGAAGAGCCCCTTCACCAAATTGATGATGTAGAAGATGGCGCATAA